One region of Polynucleobacter sp. MWH-Aus1W21 genomic DNA includes:
- the uvrC gene encoding excinuclease ABC subunit UvrC has translation MSNSLFETLQQDVKRLPGLPGVYRFFDEAGHILYVGKARNLKKRVSSYFQRTQLSPRIELMVGKIARYETTVTRTETEALILENNLIKELAPPFNILFRDDKSYPYVMLTGHQFPRLASYRGKVDKRNHYFGPFPNSWAVRNSVQILQKVFRLRTCEDSVFKNRSRPCLLHQIHRCSAPCVGRLSVEQYGQDVAQATRFLEGDHTQVLSELEKEMHKHSEAMEFEMAAVLRDRIADLSSVLQQQAMDTVAEGEGDVDVIAVAQMEGMVCVNLAMIRGGRHLGDRAYFPKGLRTTSGELPSSAEILEAFIAQHYLEERVEDATTNLIPPVLVLNHALQSRGDDLGELNESPPEDLHELLNAQAGRKITFLHQPQGQRRHWLAMAEGNAKIALTKRLVETGGQLARARALADILSLELESLEQLRIECFDISHTSGEATQASCVVYSKNAMQSSEYRRFNINDITPGDDYAAMRQVLQRRYANFQELPVEKIPQVILIDGGKGQVEMARQVLSEFGMDVGLIVGVAKGEGRKVGLETLIFADGREPLELGIDSAALLLVAQIRDEAHRFAITGMRAKRAKARTISRLEEIEGIGAKRRQKLLARFGGLKGVANASIEEIASVEGVSLTLAEQIYRQLH, from the coding sequence ATGAGTAATTCGCTTTTTGAAACCCTTCAGCAGGATGTTAAACGGCTTCCCGGATTGCCGGGGGTATATCGCTTCTTTGATGAGGCGGGGCATATTCTGTATGTTGGCAAAGCTCGTAACCTTAAGAAGCGCGTTTCAAGTTATTTTCAGCGGACTCAGCTATCACCGCGTATTGAGCTGATGGTGGGCAAAATTGCCCGCTACGAGACAACGGTAACACGGACTGAAACCGAAGCCCTCATTCTAGAGAATAATCTCATCAAAGAGTTGGCTCCGCCATTCAATATTTTGTTTCGTGATGACAAGTCTTATCCCTACGTGATGTTAACGGGGCATCAGTTCCCACGGTTAGCTTCATATCGTGGAAAGGTAGATAAGCGCAATCACTACTTTGGCCCATTCCCAAATAGCTGGGCAGTTCGTAACTCAGTGCAGATCTTGCAGAAGGTATTTCGCTTGAGGACATGTGAAGACTCTGTTTTTAAGAATCGTAGTCGCCCCTGTTTGTTGCATCAAATTCATCGCTGTAGCGCTCCCTGCGTTGGTCGCCTCAGTGTTGAGCAATATGGGCAGGACGTTGCACAAGCAACACGGTTTTTGGAGGGTGATCACACTCAGGTTTTATCCGAGCTTGAAAAAGAAATGCATAAACATAGTGAAGCTATGGAATTTGAGATGGCGGCGGTATTGCGTGATCGCATCGCTGATCTATCAAGCGTTCTACAACAGCAGGCGATGGATACAGTTGCCGAAGGTGAGGGTGATGTGGATGTAATCGCTGTTGCACAGATGGAGGGAATGGTTTGTGTAAATCTGGCGATGATCCGGGGCGGTCGTCATCTTGGGGATCGAGCCTATTTCCCTAAGGGATTGCGCACTACATCCGGCGAGTTACCATCCTCCGCAGAGATATTGGAAGCATTTATTGCGCAGCATTATCTAGAAGAACGTGTAGAAGATGCAACGACGAATTTAATTCCTCCAGTATTGGTTTTGAATCATGCCTTGCAATCAAGAGGTGACGACCTTGGTGAATTAAATGAATCTCCACCTGAAGATTTGCATGAGTTACTCAATGCACAGGCCGGTAGAAAAATTACCTTCTTGCACCAGCCCCAAGGACAAAGGCGTCACTGGCTGGCGATGGCCGAAGGCAATGCCAAGATTGCTTTAACGAAACGCTTAGTAGAGACTGGTGGGCAGTTAGCAAGGGCCCGTGCCTTGGCCGACATCCTGAGTCTTGAATTAGAAAGCCTTGAACAGTTACGCATTGAATGTTTTGATATTAGCCACACTTCTGGTGAAGCTACACAAGCATCGTGTGTGGTGTATTCCAAGAATGCAATGCAATCGAGTGAGTATCGACGTTTCAATATCAATGACATCACGCCAGGCGATGACTACGCAGCAATGCGTCAAGTATTGCAAAGACGCTATGCCAATTTCCAAGAGTTGCCAGTAGAAAAAATTCCGCAAGTGATTTTGATTGATGGTGGTAAAGGTCAGGTAGAGATGGCACGTCAGGTGTTATCTGAATTTGGCATGGATGTGGGTTTGATTGTTGGCGTTGCTAAAGGTGAGGGTCGTAAGGTAGGGCTTGAAACGCTCATTTTTGCCGATGGGCGTGAACCTTTGGAGTTGGGTATCGATAGCGCTGCATTGTTATTGGTGGCACAGATACGGGACGAGGCGCACCGCTTTGCTATTACTGGCATGCGCGCCAAGCGTGCAAAAGCGAGGACGATTTCTCGTCTTGAAGAAATTGAGGGCATTGGCGCCAAGCGCCGGCAAAAGTTGTTGGCACGTTTTGGCGGTCTTAAAGGGGTTGCTAATGCCAGTATTGAGGAGATAGCCAGCGTAGAGGGTGTTTCTCTGACGTTGGCTGAACAAATTTATCGCCAGCTTCACTAG
- the pgsA gene encoding CDP-diacylglycerol--glycerol-3-phosphate 3-phosphatidyltransferase, with product MPFNLPIALTWLRVAAIPLLVAIFYLPNYWLTPFEKNLIAAIIFISAAITDWLDGFLARRLKQESAFGQFLDPVADKLIVTAALLVLLNMDRVQVWVALIIIGREITISALREWMALLGAGKSVAVHMVGKLKTTAQLIAIPFLLLNDTLFGWLNCAQVGTWLIWIASFLTLWSMFYYMKKALPQLVGKID from the coding sequence ATGCCCTTCAATTTACCAATAGCCCTGACCTGGTTGCGTGTTGCAGCAATCCCGCTGTTGGTGGCAATCTTTTATCTCCCCAATTATTGGCTCACGCCGTTTGAGAAGAATTTAATTGCAGCAATTATCTTTATCTCAGCTGCCATTACCGATTGGTTGGATGGCTTTTTAGCGCGTCGTTTAAAACAAGAATCTGCATTCGGTCAGTTTTTAGATCCTGTTGCTGACAAGCTCATTGTTACTGCTGCACTATTGGTTCTTCTTAATATGGATCGTGTGCAAGTTTGGGTAGCACTCATCATTATTGGAAGAGAAATCACAATTTCCGCCTTGAGAGAGTGGATGGCTTTGCTGGGGGCTGGAAAAAGTGTGGCGGTTCACATGGTTGGAAAACTTAAAACGACCGCTCAACTCATAGCCATTCCATTTTTATTGCTAAACGACACCTTATTTGGTTGGCTCAATTGCGCGCAAGTGGGTACCTGGTTAATTTGGATTGCATCTTTTTTAACGCTCTGGTCAATGTTCTATTACATGAAAAAGGCTTTGCCGCAGTTGGTTGGAAAAATCGACTAG
- the lexA gene encoding transcriptional repressor LexA, translating into MDINTVDFPEELTALPKLTPRQNEILELITKAIDESGLPPTRAEIATQLGFASANAAEEHLRALAKKGYIELTPGTSRGIRIPQRFNQTHNSNKYRQLSLPSGALQQLTLPLIGRVAAGSPIMAVEHIEKHVPIDPSLFSKGADYLLKVKGMSMRDAGILDGDYLAVRKTTEVRNGDIVVARLDDEVTVKRWQQKKTANGMVIELQAENPDFKNILVDDRQPNFAVEGQAVGLIRAEGL; encoded by the coding sequence ATGGACATAAACACAGTCGATTTTCCTGAGGAGCTGACTGCCCTCCCCAAACTCACTCCGCGTCAGAATGAGATTTTGGAGTTGATTACTAAAGCGATCGATGAAAGCGGCCTTCCGCCAACTCGCGCAGAAATTGCTACGCAACTAGGATTCGCCTCTGCCAATGCAGCAGAAGAGCATCTTCGTGCGCTGGCTAAAAAAGGTTATATCGAATTAACGCCAGGAACTTCACGCGGCATTCGCATTCCGCAACGATTTAATCAAACACACAACAGCAATAAATATCGCCAACTCTCTTTACCATCTGGCGCATTACAACAACTCACATTGCCGTTAATTGGAAGAGTTGCTGCTGGCTCACCCATTATGGCGGTCGAACATATTGAGAAACATGTTCCGATTGATCCGAGCTTGTTCAGTAAAGGTGCTGATTACTTATTAAAAGTAAAAGGCATGAGCATGCGCGATGCTGGAATTTTAGATGGCGATTATTTGGCTGTCAGAAAAACAACTGAGGTCCGCAATGGCGACATCGTGGTTGCTCGACTTGATGATGAAGTAACAGTAAAACGTTGGCAGCAAAAGAAAACTGCAAACGGGATGGTAATTGAACTCCAAGCAGAAAATCCAGACTTCAAAAACATTTTGGTAGATGATCGTCAACCAAACTTTGCGGTTGAAGGTCAAGCCGTTGGCTTAATTAGAGCTGAAGGGCTCTAA
- a CDS encoding asparaginase has product MSSVENLSENSPYILVLGMGGTIAGLASNPADKPMQYEAGQVEVASLVAHVRSVIPEGVSLVSKQVANVNSRNLTEPLLTLLGEAVREALANPLVQGVVVTHGTDTMEETGVFLQLTCGKYAQNLGKRVILTGAMLPANALQADGPSNLLDAIRWASTPIDNCPGGIYAVMDGRGCLAMDLAKRHGSALNAPIQSSPSSSVGLINPSWLSGVKAVQELWTEDLPIPKETEWPWVEILTSHAGARSETITHWLNSKVKGLVLAGTGMGGFHDAWKESLVAAVKHGIALVRTTRTGAGETLPDLPEKDISGCLASGSLSAPRARIALQLSLNAEKQAQAAGKSLTWQDFFARIAVLPVIR; this is encoded by the coding sequence ATGAGCTCCGTTGAAAATCTCTCAGAAAATTCCCCCTACATCCTGGTTTTAGGCATGGGCGGCACGATTGCTGGTTTGGCATCCAATCCTGCAGATAAGCCTATGCAATACGAGGCTGGTCAAGTAGAAGTCGCCTCTTTGGTTGCCCATGTCCGATCTGTCATCCCTGAGGGTGTTAGTCTGGTTTCAAAGCAGGTGGCCAATGTCAACAGCAGAAATCTCACCGAGCCTTTGTTAACCCTTTTGGGGGAGGCTGTCAGAGAGGCCCTTGCTAACCCCTTGGTTCAAGGCGTAGTGGTCACTCACGGAACGGACACAATGGAAGAGACGGGGGTATTCTTACAGCTCACGTGTGGTAAATATGCTCAAAATTTAGGCAAAAGAGTGATTCTGACAGGGGCTATGTTGCCAGCAAATGCACTTCAGGCTGATGGCCCATCAAACCTCTTGGATGCTATTCGTTGGGCCTCTACACCAATTGATAACTGCCCAGGCGGCATCTATGCAGTCATGGATGGCAGGGGCTGTTTAGCCATGGATTTAGCTAAGCGACATGGTAGCGCCCTCAACGCCCCTATTCAAAGCTCTCCCAGTAGTTCGGTTGGGCTTATCAACCCCTCTTGGCTTTCAGGTGTCAAGGCGGTTCAGGAGCTGTGGACTGAGGATTTGCCGATTCCCAAAGAAACTGAGTGGCCTTGGGTGGAGATATTGACCAGTCATGCAGGAGCACGTTCAGAAACGATTACCCACTGGCTGAATTCCAAGGTTAAGGGTCTAGTACTTGCTGGCACTGGAATGGGGGGATTTCATGATGCATGGAAAGAATCCTTGGTTGCTGCTGTAAAACATGGAATTGCCTTGGTTAGAACAACGAGAACTGGTGCAGGCGAAACTCTGCCGGATTTGCCCGAAAAGGACATCTCTGGATGTTTAGCCTCGGGGAGTCTTTCTGCGCCTAGAGCGAGAATTGCCCTTCAGTTATCACTAAATGCGGAAAAACAAGCCCAAGCAGCAGGTAAATCCCTGACTTGGCAGGATTTTTTTGCTAGAATAGCGGTCTTGCCTGTAATTCGGTAA
- the rpsF gene encoding 30S ribosomal protein S6 gives MRHYEIVFIVHPDQSEQVPAMIDRYKATLAAAGGKIHRMEDWGRRQMAYMIDKLAKAHYVCMNIECDQKTLEELEHAFKFNDAVLRHLIIKTKKAETEPSIMMKEVQREEARKSAQSDAPVAAA, from the coding sequence ATGCGTCATTATGAAATCGTCTTTATCGTCCATCCGGACCAAAGCGAGCAAGTGCCAGCGATGATCGATCGTTACAAAGCTACATTAGCAGCTGCGGGCGGCAAAATTCATCGTATGGAAGACTGGGGTCGTCGTCAGATGGCTTACATGATCGACAAGCTTGCTAAAGCCCATTACGTTTGCATGAACATTGAGTGCGACCAGAAAACTCTGGAAGAGCTCGAGCATGCGTTCAAATTTAACGATGCAGTTTTGCGTCACCTCATCATCAAGACTAAGAAAGCTGAAACAGAGCCTTCCATCATGATGAAAGAAGTGCAGCGTGAAGAAGCGCGCAAATCAGCTCAATCTGACGCTCCTGTAGCGGCAGCCTAA
- the priB gene encoding primosomal replication protein N: MNHFTLTAILVSKDAIRFTPAGIPVMHCQLEHSGQANEVGVARKIQMNVEAITIGPIQKDLERMDLGTEAVFEGFLAPKTLRNQRLVFHITHIQLKN, encoded by the coding sequence TTGAATCATTTCACCCTCACTGCGATCTTGGTATCTAAAGACGCGATTCGATTTACACCTGCAGGAATACCTGTGATGCATTGCCAGCTAGAACATAGTGGCCAAGCAAACGAGGTAGGAGTAGCAAGGAAAATTCAGATGAACGTTGAAGCCATCACAATCGGTCCAATACAAAAGGACTTAGAGCGAATGGATTTAGGAACTGAGGCGGTGTTTGAAGGATTCTTGGCACCCAAGACTCTACGTAATCAAAGACTTGTTTTCCATATTACCCATATTCAATTGAAAAATTAA
- the rpsR gene encoding 30S ribosomal protein S18 encodes MAFGKKPDFKKKPAQNPLFKRKRYCRFTVAGVEQIDYKDVDTLKDFIGENAKITPARLTGTKAKYQRQLDTAIKRARYLALLPFSDQHKK; translated from the coding sequence ATGGCGTTTGGAAAGAAACCCGATTTCAAAAAGAAACCAGCTCAGAACCCATTGTTCAAGCGTAAGCGTTATTGCCGTTTCACTGTTGCTGGCGTAGAACAGATCGACTACAAAGATGTGGACACATTGAAGGACTTCATTGGCGAAAACGCCAAGATCACTCCTGCTCGTTTGACAGGCACAAAAGCTAAATATCAGCGTCAGCTAGACACTGCTATCAAGCGTGCTCGTTACTTGGCTTTATTGCCATTCTCTGATCAACATAAGAAATAA